The Fundidesulfovibrio terrae genomic sequence TCCCACACCGGGCGGGACACGCTACGCTGGGGCTCGGCCAGCCATATCCTGCCGCCCGGGGCCAGGTACTCCTTAAACAATTTCGTGAGCGGATGGTAGAACCGTGTTTCGTACACGATGTCCCCGCCCCACATGAAGTCGAAGGAGCCCGGCTTGAAGGCCGGGGCGCACCAGTCCATCTGGGTCCACAGAGGCTGGGCCACGCCGTTTAAGTCCGCGTTCTCGCGGGAGAAGAACACGGCGGGCCACTGGTGGTCCATGCCCACCACTTTCGCGTCGAGCCAGCTGCCCACGATGCCCGTGAGGCCCAGTCCGCAGCCCACGTCCAGGCAGCGCCGCCCGGCGATGGCCCCGCGGTTGCGCTCAAGCCACCGGCACAGAAGAAGGCTCGCGGGCCAGAGCTCAGCCCAGTAGGGCATGCGCTCGTCCTCGCCGAACTCCTCGCGGCTGATGTTTTCCCAGATGCTTTCCAGGTCTTCCGTGCGGTTCAAAAGCCAGGTGCGGCCGTTCTCGCTCACGCGAAGCTGCTGGCGCGGGCCTTTGGTATAGTCGGGGATGGTCATTTTTGTCGTGGCCGCCGTATGGTCGTCGGCGGGGGCCAGGGTGCGCATGGTGCAAGTCCTCCGGAGGCGAACCTGATACCCGCAAGCGGCCCCGCGCGCAAGAGCGCGGATGCAAGGAAAGCCTTGCCCCGC encodes the following:
- a CDS encoding class I SAM-dependent methyltransferase encodes the protein MRTLAPADDHTAATTKMTIPDYTKGPRQQLRVSENGRTWLLNRTEDLESIWENISREEFGEDERMPYWAELWPASLLLCRWLERNRGAIAGRRCLDVGCGLGLTGIVGSWLDAKVVGMDHQWPAVFFSRENADLNGVAQPLWTQMDWCAPAFKPGSFDFMWGGDIVYETRFYHPLTKLFKEYLAPGGRIWLAEPQRSVSRPVWERLAGDGFSVRKLFTEPVPVEGYHVTVNLWEMTIPE